The following are encoded together in the Strix aluco isolate bStrAlu1 chromosome 13, bStrAlu1.hap1, whole genome shotgun sequence genome:
- the LOC141929227 gene encoding kelch-like protein 10, whose product MPTLVPGEGGPGDHGVRAALFSTRWTCAEKTVYRIPGTSPDIMRLIIAYAYTGTAPVTADTVESLLMAAEQFSVMGIVRLCCEFLQSQLCLENCLSIWGLTGCYHCPDLRDAADPFILRHFAEVTRVSAELLDLSVPELSLLIEQAKRGGTQANAICKAVERWVVHNLPRRQQRRAALQQPQRSSHMRG is encoded by the exons ATGCCCACGCTGGTGCCCGGGGAAGGCGGCCCAGGGGATCACGGAGTCCGGGC GGCTTTGTTCAGCACGAGGTGGACCTGCGCCGAGAAGACAGTATATAGAATCCCTGGCACTTCACCCGACATTATGCGGCTCATCATCGCCTATGCCTACACCGGGACAGCGCCGGTCACAGCCGACACCGTGGAGAGTTTGCTCATGGCAGCAGAGCAGTTCAGTGTCATGGGCATCGTCAGGCTGTGCTGCGAGTTCCTCCAATCCCAGCTCTGCTTGGAAAATTGCCTCAGCATCTGGGGGCTCACAGGGTGCTACCACTGTCCCGACCTGCGAGATGCGGCTGACCCGTTCATCCTCCGCCACTTCGCGGAGGTGACCCGGGTGTCCGCGGAGCTGCTTGACCTCTCCGTCCCCGAGCTCAGTCTCCTCATCGAGCAGGCCAAGCGTGGCGGGACACAAGCCAACGCCATCTGCAAGGCTGTCGAGAGGTGGGTTGTTCACAACCTGCCCAGACGCCAGCAGCGGCGCGCAGCCTTGCAGCAGCCACAGCGCAGCTCTCACATGCGTGGGTGA
- the LOC141929169 gene encoding E3 ubiquitin-protein ligase PHF7-like — MSERREEEAPDSMEEACVLCGRAAADPVLCGQKINTEDFCAHFFCLIFASELFYWQDEESGMLASDPNELCRTVVRAAQKKCFVCGERGAAITCCWEGCDRSFHLPCAMEGECITQYFALHSSFCREHRPEQEVEAAPENTTECLICLEPVEDRKSYRTMVCPACKHAWFHRGCIQGQAVCADISFSCPLCRDKRAFLVDMLTMGIRIPLRNPSQDNEPPDEELIQRHSRCDARECLCPGGREQAEERGPWELLLCSSCAAEGTHRRCSNLRTSRTSWECESCADRGTDSSDSSELAASGTGSRSGSGSSHNLTAQDSSSSSTGSQVTLEPSHDFPVLQGSSSSSSPGPDHRQRRSRVQRQAQTPYSRPRRRQERSRAPAPSAESSTPSQAALGTSHSSPVLESSSPSTASQLPAESSCPSPARESGSSSSRRGPMRIRDRSRVEHRSQNPYSRRGRRHGTSRALSPRAGPDPPPPAQ; from the exons ATGtctgagaggagagaggaggaggcccccgactcgatggaggagg cgtgtGTGCTGTGCGGCCGGGCAGCAGCGGACCCCGTTCTCTGCGGGCAGAAAATCAATACTGAAGACTTCTGTGCCCATTTCTTTTgcctg atttttgccagtgAGCTTTTTTACTGGCAGGACGAGGAATCAGGGATGCTGGCATCTGACCCTAACGAACTTTGCCGCACAGTCGTGCGGGCAGCGCAGAAG AAATGCTTCGTCTGTGGTGAGAGAGGGGCTGCCATCacctgctgctgggagggctgcgACCGCAGCTTCCATTTGCCCTGTGCCATGGAGGGTGAATGCATCACCCAGTACTTTGCTCTGCACAg ctccttctgcagggagcaccgcccagagcaggaggtggaggcagctCCGGAGAACACCACCGAAtgcctcatctgcctggagcctgtggaggacagaaagtcctaccgcaccatggtgtgccccgcctgcaaacacgcctggttccacaggggctgcatccag GGCCAGGCTGTGTGCGCTGATATTTCCTTCAGCTGCCCCCTCTGCAGAGACAAGCGTGCCTTTCTTGTGGACATGCTCACAATGGGCATCCGAATCCCCTTGAG aaatCCATCACAGGACAATGAGCCTCCAGACGAAGAACTAATCCAGAGGCACAGCCGCTGCGACGCCCGCGAGTGCCTTTGTCCTGGAGGCAGGGAACAGGCAGAGGAACGGGG gccctgggaactgctcctgtgcagctcctgcgctgccgagggcacccaccggcgctgctccaacttgaggaccagcaggaccagctgggagtgtgagagctgtgctgaccggggcaccg actccagtgacagctcagagctcGCTGCCTCTGGCACTGGTAGCCGGTCAGGATCGGGATCATCCCACAACTTGACAGCacaagacagcagcagctccagcactggtAGCCAGGTGACATTGGAGCCGTCCCACGACTTCCCAGTgcttcagggcagcagcagctccagctcacctgGGCCCGACCACAGGCAACGCCGCTCCCGGGTGCAACGTCaggcccagacgccctacagccggcccagaagaCGCCAGGAGAGGAGCCGcgcgccagcaccaagtgctgagagcagcacccccagccaggcagcactggggacgtcccacagctccccagtactggagagcagcagccccagcaccgccagccagctgccagcggagtcctcctgcccctctccagcgcGCGAGAGTGGCAGCAGCTCTAGCCGCCGTGGGCCCATGCGGATAAGGGACCGCTCCCGCGTGGAACATCGGTCCCAAAACCCTTACAGCCGGCGCGGACGCAGACACGGGACCAGCCGTGCGCTGTCCCCacgtgctggccctgatccccctccaccCGCGCAATAA